One Mycolicibacterium rufum genomic window, CGGCCTGGTCCCCGAGATCTCGCTGATCTTCGGCAAGTGCGCCGGCGGTGCGGTGTACTCGCCGATCCAGACCGACCTCGTCGTCGCGGTGCGCGACCAGGGCTACATGTTCGTCACCGGCCCCGACGTCATCAAGGACGTCACCGGCGAGGACGTCACGCTCGACGAACTCGGCGGCGCCGACGCCCAGGCCCGCTACGGCAACATCCACCAGGTGGTGGAGTCCGAGGCCGCCGCGTTCCAGTACGTGCGCGACTATCTCAGCTTCCTGCCCGGCAACACGTTCGACGACCCGCCGATCGTCAACCCGGGTCTGGAGCCGGAGGTCACCCCGCACGACCTGGAGCTCGACGCGATCGTGCCGGACGCCGACAACCAGGCCTACGACATGATGGAGATCCTGCTGAGGATCTTCGACGACGGCGACGTGTTCCAGGTCGGCGAGCAGTCCGGCCCGGCGATCATCACCGCGTTCGCCCGCGTCGACGGCCGTCCCGTCGGTGTCATCGCCAACCAGCCGATGTACATGTCCGGCGCGATCGACAACGAGGCCTCCGACAAGGCGGCCCGGTTCGTCCGGTTCTGCGACTCGTTCAACACCCCGCTGGTGTTCGTCGTCGACACCCCGGGCTTCATGCCGGGCGTGGAGCAGGAGAAGGGCGGCATCATCAAGCGCGGTGGGCGCTTCCTGAACGCCGTCGTCGAGGCCGACATCCCGAAGGTCACGATCACGATCCGCAAGTCCTACGGCGGGGCCTATGCGGTGATGGGCAGCAAGCAGTTGACGTCGGACTTCAACTTCGCCTGGCCGACCGCCCGCATCGCCGTGATCGGCGCCGAGGGCGCGGCTCAGCTGCTGGTCAAGCGGTTCCCTGACCCGACCGCCCCCGAGGTCCAGAAGATCCGGGCCGACTTCATCGAGGGCTACAACACCAGCCTCGCCACGCCGTGGATCGCGGCCGAGCGCGGGTTCATCGACGGTGTCATCGAGCCGCACCAGACCCGCCTGTTGCTGCGCAACTGCATGCGGCTGCTGAGGGACAAGCAGATCAACCGGGTGCAGCGCAAACACGGCCTGACGCCCATCTAGATCACCGGTGCGGTTGGATGGACCTTGTGTCGACTGACTTCACCGGGCTGCGACGGGGTGCGCCGCTGGGCGATCCGCGCCTGGACCTGTGCGATCTGTACGTGTTCCCGTCCCCGAAGGATCCCGGGCGCACCGCGCTGATCCTCACCGCCAACCCGAACGCGGACGCGATGCATCCCGACGCGGTGTACCGCATCGCGATCGACAACGACGGCGACCTGCGCAACGACATCGCGTTCAACTTCGTCTTCACGGAGCCGTACAACGGTCGGCAAAAAGTCGACGTCCGGCTCGGTCTGCAGGCCGAGGCCCGCGTCGACGCGGCGGCCGGGTCGGAGATCTTCGGCGGGCTCGACGTGTCGTTCGACGACGAACCGCACCTGTGGCGGTCGCGGTCGGGGTCGTTCTCGTTCTTCGCCGGGGCGCGCGCCGACGCGACCTTCGCCGATGCCAACGTGATCGCGATGGCGATCGAGCTGCCCACCAGCTACCTCGGCGCCACCCCCGACGTGCGGATCTGGGGACGCGCCAGCCTCGTGCGCGACGGCAAGTGGGTGCACGCCGACCGCGCCGGGCATCCCTGGGTCAGCGGGTTCTTCCCCGACGACGAGCAGCTCGCCGCGTTCAACGCCGGTGAGCCCAATCGTGATCAGGGGGACTGGATGGGGCACCTGATCGAGTTGATGGTCCAGACCGGCGGCTACACCCGCACCGAGGCGATCGACGCGATCACCGCCGAGGGCACCCTGCCGGACGTGCTGACCTACAACCCGCGCAAACCGGCCGCGTACCCGAACGGGCGCACCCTGACCGACGACGTCGCCGACTACCGGTCGAGGTTCCTCACCAACGGCCGCACCGCGCTCACCGACGTCGCTCCGCGCCAGGACTTCCTGCCCGACTTCCCCTACCTCTGCGCGCCGCACTAGAGCACGATGTGACGCCGTCCGACCCGGCACCGTCGCCGGTTCCCGCGCACTCCGTCCTGGTGGACGCCTACCGGATGTGCGAGACGCTGCCGGTGGTCGGGGGCCTGTTCACCCGCGGCAGACGCGAGGCGCAGGCGGTGCTCTCGCTGGTGGTGCAGGCGGTGGTCGACGAGCTCGACCTGACCGCGATCATGCGCGACCGGCTGTCCGTCGAGGCGATCGACGCGGTGATCGCCCGCATCGACCTGGTGGGGCTGGCCGAGCAGGTGATCGACGGCGTGAACCTGCCTGCCATCATCCGGGAGTCGACCAGCACGGTGACCGCGGACGTCATGACCGACGTCCGCACCCAGGGCGAACGTGCCGACGACGCGGTGTCCGGTTTCGTGGACCGGATGCTGGGGCGCAGGCAGGGGTTCCGTGACCGGCCCCGATGAGCGCACCGCCGGGGTGGTCAGCCGCGCGGTGGCGGCCGTGGTGGATCTGGTGGTCGTCGGCGCCCTGCTGGCGCTGCTGTACGTCGGTCTGATCCTGACCCGGCTGGCGCTGCATCCCGGTGCGTTCCGCTTCCCGGCGCTGAACCTGGTGTTCTCCGGGACTGTGGCGTTCGGCGCCGCGGTGCTGTATCTGACCGGCTGCTGGGCGGTCTCGGGCTGCACGGCCGGGGCGGTGGTGATGGGGCTGAAGGTGGTGAGCCGCGCGGGACGACGGCTGGCGCCGCTGGTGGCGCTGCTGCGGGCGGCGGCCTGCGTGGTGTTCCCGCTGGGGCTGGCCTGGGTGGCGGTGGACGCGCGCCGAAGGTCGCTGCAGGACATCGCGTTCGGCAGCCGCGTCGTCTACGTGCGCCCGTGAGGCCGGGCACCGATAGGATCCGCGCATGCCGCTGAGCGAGGGGGACGTGATCGCGGGCTACACGATCGCGAGGTTGCTGGGCTCGGGCGGCATGGGCGAGGTGTATCTGGCGCAGCATCCCCGGTTGCCGCGGTACGACGCGCTGAAGGTGCTCTCGCCCACGGTGTGCGCCGACAGCGAGTACCGGGAACGCTTCAGCCGCGAAGCCGACATCGCGGCCGGGCTGTGGCATCCGCACATCGTCGCGGTGCACGACCGCGGGGAGTTCGACGGCCGGCTGTGGATCTCGATGGACAACGTCGAGGGCACCGACGCCGGGAAGCTGCTCGCCGAGCGGTACCCCGACGGCATGCCGCCCGATCTGGTGGTGCGCATCGTCACCGCGGTCGGGGAGGCACTCGACTACGCCCACGCCCGCGGACTGCTGCACCGCGACGTCAAACCCGCCAACATCCTCATCTCCGATCCGGAGACCGCCGACGAGCGGATCATGCTCGCCGACTTCGGGATCGCGCGCCGCGTCGGTGAGGTCAGCAGTCTCACCGGCACCGACATGACCGTCGGCACGGTCGCGTACTCGGCGCCCGAGCAACTCACCGCCGACAAGAGCATCGACGGCCGGGCCGACCAGTACGCGCTCGCGGCGACCGCCTACCAGCTGCTGACCGGCTCTCCGCCCTTCCAGCACACCAACCCGGCGATCGTGATCAGCTCGCACCTGTCGGCGCGACCGCCGTCGATCGCCGAGGCCCGGCCCGACCTGTCCGGCCTCGGTGGCGCGCTGGAGAAGGCGCTGGCCAAGTCGCCGGGCGACCGGTTCGAGCACTGCGTGGATTTCGCCCGCGCGCTGGCGAATCGCACCGGGGCAGCGGCACTTCCGCGCACACCGGACCCGGAGGCGACGATGCCGGCGCAGGCGGCGGCCGGTCCCCGCCATGCCCGCCCGGGCGGTCGGGCACCGCGGTCCCGCGGTCGGATGCT contains:
- a CDS encoding acyl-CoA carboxylase subunit beta; translated protein: MTTKTTAELLAELREKLELAKEPGGEKAVAKREKKGIPSARARIHALLDPGSFLEIGALAKTPGDPDALYGDGVVTGHGTINGRPVGVFSHDQTVFQGSVGEMFGRKVARLMEWVAMVGCPIIGINDSAGARIQDTATSLAWYAELGRRHELLRGLVPEISLIFGKCAGGAVYSPIQTDLVVAVRDQGYMFVTGPDVIKDVTGEDVTLDELGGADAQARYGNIHQVVESEAAAFQYVRDYLSFLPGNTFDDPPIVNPGLEPEVTPHDLELDAIVPDADNQAYDMMEILLRIFDDGDVFQVGEQSGPAIITAFARVDGRPVGVIANQPMYMSGAIDNEASDKAARFVRFCDSFNTPLVFVVDTPGFMPGVEQEKGGIIKRGGRFLNAVVEADIPKVTITIRKSYGGAYAVMGSKQLTSDFNFAWPTARIAVIGAEGAAQLLVKRFPDPTAPEVQKIRADFIEGYNTSLATPWIAAERGFIDGVIEPHQTRLLLRNCMRLLRDKQINRVQRKHGLTPI
- a CDS encoding DUF4331 family protein, which translates into the protein MSTDFTGLRRGAPLGDPRLDLCDLYVFPSPKDPGRTALILTANPNADAMHPDAVYRIAIDNDGDLRNDIAFNFVFTEPYNGRQKVDVRLGLQAEARVDAAAGSEIFGGLDVSFDDEPHLWRSRSGSFSFFAGARADATFADANVIAMAIELPTSYLGATPDVRIWGRASLVRDGKWVHADRAGHPWVSGFFPDDEQLAAFNAGEPNRDQGDWMGHLIELMVQTGGYTRTEAIDAITAEGTLPDVLTYNPRKPAAYPNGRTLTDDVADYRSRFLTNGRTALTDVAPRQDFLPDFPYLCAPH
- a CDS encoding RDD family protein — its product is MTGPDERTAGVVSRAVAAVVDLVVVGALLALLYVGLILTRLALHPGAFRFPALNLVFSGTVAFGAAVLYLTGCWAVSGCTAGAVVMGLKVVSRAGRRLAPLVALLRAAACVVFPLGLAWVAVDARRRSLQDIAFGSRVVYVRP
- a CDS encoding serine/threonine-protein kinase, with the protein product MPLSEGDVIAGYTIARLLGSGGMGEVYLAQHPRLPRYDALKVLSPTVCADSEYRERFSREADIAAGLWHPHIVAVHDRGEFDGRLWISMDNVEGTDAGKLLAERYPDGMPPDLVVRIVTAVGEALDYAHARGLLHRDVKPANILISDPETADERIMLADFGIARRVGEVSSLTGTDMTVGTVAYSAPEQLTADKSIDGRADQYALAATAYQLLTGSPPFQHTNPAIVISSHLSARPPSIAEARPDLSGLGGALEKALAKSPGDRFEHCVDFARALANRTGAAALPRTPDPEATMPAQAAAGPRHARPGGRAPRSRGRMLAVLALLLSLLAVAAALFVVLHDDPAHAPETVAVPVVVVGADCATLGAAGVTESGSQAYCARVSGSNQSLWSLYSADIAKPTGTGEVPVQVCVQQTNRSQEDCRGDIARENADPGANDG